In a single window of the Nicotiana tomentosiformis chromosome 10, ASM39032v3, whole genome shotgun sequence genome:
- the LOC104113832 gene encoding kinesin-like protein KIN-7O isoform X1, whose translation MPLWKWRRKRPYGLQGRKLQLKQSMKKQNLIVLKSPLLSQKMTEVKNELESCRMQCKLLEERLVVSENNVRLERSFSEEKLLEIDQLRLGLRVAEEQCKRSQEISELVPAAYCRFAWILLPVET comes from the exons ATGCCCTTATGGAAATGGAGGAGGAAAAGGCCATATGGTTTGCAAGGGAGAAAGCTACAGTTGAAGCAATCAATGAAAAAGCAAAATCTTATAGTGCTGAAATCGCCACTCTTATCACAGAAAATGACAGAG GTGAAGAATGAACTTGAAAGTTGTAGAATGCAGTGCAAGCTCCTTGAGGAGAGATTGGTCGTCTCAGAAAATAATGTGCGGTTGGAGAGAAGTTTCAG TGAAGAGAAATTACTAGAGATCGATCAACTTAGACTTGGCCTAAGAGTTGCTGAGGAACAATGTAAAAGATCTCAAGAG atttcggagttggtcccagcagcatACTGTAGATTTGCCTGGATActgctaccagtggagacttga
- the LOC104113832 gene encoding kinesin-like protein KIN-7O isoform X2, translated as MSNTELNMLKEEVPSLRLCSEESESRCQRLETSVNFLVEEKEDLAMQLTDALMEMEEEKAIWFAREKATVEAINEKAKSYSAEIATLITENDRGEE; from the exons ATGTCAAATACAGAACTAAATATGCTGAAGGAAGAGGTGCCATCCCTT AGATTATGTTCGGAAGAATCTGAATCACGATGTCAGAGATTGGAAACTTCTGTCAACTTTTTggtagaagaaaaagaagatttaGCTATG CAACTAACTGATGCCCTTATGGAAATGGAGGAGGAAAAGGCCATATGGTTTGCAAGGGAGAAAGCTACAGTTGAAGCAATCAATGAAAAAGCAAAATCTTATAGTGCTGAAATCGCCACTCTTATCACAGAAAATGACAGAG GTGAAGAATGA